A window of Candidatus Eisenbacteria bacterium genomic DNA:
GGGGAGAGTGCAGAGGCCCTGGGCCGGAAGTTTGAGCCGTCAGCCCAGACGGTTCGTAACTGGGTGAAGCAGGCAGACCTGGATGAAGGTCGTCGTTCAGATGGTTTGACCACTGAG
This region includes:
- a CDS encoding transposase is translated as MPKSRPAYPPEFRRRIIELARAGESAEALGRKFEPSAQTVRNWVKQADLDEGRRSDGLTTE